In Halothermothrix orenii H 168, the sequence TTTTTAGCCATTAACTCTGAATGGGTACCCTGGTCAACAATTTCACCATCTGAAATAACTACAATCCGGTCTGCATTCTTGATAGTACTCAACCGGTGGGCAATAATAAAGGTTGTCCTGTTTTTCATCAATTTATTGAGGGCATCCTGAACCAGGGCCTCCGATTCGGCATCAAGGGCAGAAGTAGCCTCATCAAAAATAAGGATCCTGGGATTTTTCAATATAGCCCTAGCAATAGCTATCCTCTGACGCTGGCCGCCAGACAGGCCAACTCCTCTTTCACCAATTACAGTATGATAACCTTTTTTAAAGTTTATTATAAAGTCATGGGCATTGGCTGCTTTAGCCGCCCTGATAATTTCCTCTTCGGTGGCATCAAGATTACCATAGGCAATATTTTCATAAACCGTACCGCTGAAAAGTACCGTCTCCTGGGGTACAATTCCAATATTCTCCCGTAACGAAGTCAAATTAATTTTCTTGATATCTATACCATCAAGCAGGACCTTCCCTTCAACCGGGTCATAAAATCGGGGAATTAAATCAACCAGGGTTGTCTTTCCCGCCCCACTAGGCCCGACCAGAGCTATTGACTCTCCGGGATTGGCAGTTAAATTTATATTTTTAAGAACCGGTTCGTTTTCATTATAACCGAAGGTGACATTTTTAAATTCTATCTTTCCTTCAACTTCTGTTAAAGCCCTGGTTTTCTCTGTTTCCTTCTCAATATGGGTATCAATATCCATGGTCTCAAATATCCGCTCGGCCGCCGCCAGGGCCTGCTGAATGGTACTGCTCAATTTACTCAATGATTTTAACGGTGTTGTCAGATAAAGTAGAGTCAAAAAGAATGTAATCAGCTCTGAGGGGTCCATGCGTCCTTTAAGGACTTCATACCCTCCATACCATAAGATAGCGGTAAAGGCCATAGCCGCCAGAAATTCAATAGATGGGGTTAATATAGCCCCGTACTGGGCCGTCTTAACCTTGGCCCTGAAGTTGGCCTCATTTTCACTGCTAAAACGCTTAAACTCATAATCCTCACGACAGAAGGATTTAACAACCCTGATTGCTGAAAGGGTTTCCTGCAGAACATCAGAAACATCGGCAATCTTCATCTGGACATTTTTACTGACCCGTCTTATCTTTTTATTAAACCGGCTTAATAGATAGGTCATAGCTGGTAAGACAATAATTAAAAACATGGTTAACCTCGGGTTCAGAATAAAGAGGTATCCAATACCGAGGATAAAGACTACAACCTGGTAAAAAACACTGATGGTACCATTAACTATGGCACTCTGAAGCCTGTTAACATCATTGGTTACCCGGGAAATCATCTCCCCGGTCTTGTTCTTATTAAAAAAACTTAAAGAAAGATTCTGAAGATGGGCATAAAGGTCATTTCTGATATCCCTGATAGCCTTATGAGAAACATAAGAAACTAAATACCGCTGGCCATAATAGACTATCCCCTTCACAAAGAAAATAACAATCATGACTATAGCCAGTTTAGCAAGATCTGTTAAACCCTTCTCCCCTGCTCCAACCCCTGTAATCACAGTTTTAATAAAATTTTTGAATACATCGACAAAGAAAATAGTAATTCCGGCATGGAACAGCATCGAAACTATCCCGCCTATCAGGCGCCCTTTATAGGGAACAAGATATTTCAACACCCTTTTTGCTAGCTGCAATTTATTTCAACTCCCAATCTACATTTTTAGATGGCAATAAGTCCTTTATTTATTTTACCATATAAGTAAAATTTCTTCTAATGTAATGGTAACCAGATATTTACTCATCCCTGTTCCCTGCTAAACCATAATAATGTATGCCCATACCTGATATTTCATGGTCAACATCAAGGCCTGGAATTCCGAGCTTCCCATACAGGGCTACAGCCAGATGAGGGCCCTTACTGGCAATACCAATCTTGATTCCAGCTCCTGATATACTGAGCATTGGGGTATTAAAATCAACCATTGCCCTTTCAACACATCTGGTTAAAACCCTCTGGTCCTGAATGGATTCGGTTATAACACCACCCTTGATAGCAGCTCCAAGGCAGTTTCTTAATATTTTGTTCTTCAGTTCTTCACCTTTTCCACCGGCCCTGGTTATAACAGCCTTGTAACCCTCCTTTTTGAGGCTTTCAATAATATCATCATCATACTGATCATCAACAATGGCCAATATAGTAGCTACTTTCCCCAGTGACTCTTCCCCTTCAATATTGATAAAGTCTTTAATTTTAAAATCAGATAAATCCATAATTCTTCCCTCCTAAAGCTTATAATCCTGATGAACTTGTAATTACAGACAACCTTAATAAATATTCAACAAAAACAGCAATTTTCCTGCAAATATTTAAAATTCTATTCCCTTCCTGGCAGGTATTTGACGGTTATAGGGATGTTTTATCATCTTCATTTCAGTAACATAATCTGCCAGTTCAACCAGTTCTTCAGGAGCATCACGACCGGTTAAAATCAGTTCCAGGCTTTCATCCTTTATGGCAATTAATTCCTTAACCTGGCCTGTCTGTACCAGGCCATTGGCAATGGCCTCCATAATTTCATCTAAAATAACTACTTCATATTCACCATCCCTGACAATATCCTTGAGCTTATCCCAGACCTTTTTTGTCTCTGCAAAAACCTTTTGTTTCTCCTCATCTGACATCTGGAAAAAAAATTTGGTAGATTTGTTGGCCCGCTCCAGAGTAATATCGGTTACCTTTTCAAAAAATTTCTTTTCCCCTGTTTTCCGCCCCTTTAAGAATTGTAATATATATATCTTTTTGCCATACCCTGCTGACCTTACTGCTAAACCAACTGCAGCCGTAGTTTTCCCTTTACCGTCTCCGGTGTATATATGAACCAGTCCCTTTTTCATTTCAACTTCCTCCCTTAATTTATTTTACCGACCCGGTTATTTAATTATTACATTCTTTATTTTACAGTAAAAACCTCTATTTAAACGAAAACCGCCCCCGGGGGGCGGTAGATAGTTAACTTTACCCAGAAAGTTAACTTACATATCATTAATTTTATCCCTCAGTTCAGGAAAGAGAGCCTTTACAAATTCCTTTAACCCCTTTATTATCCGTGGTGAGGGCCGGCTTACTAAATTCTGGTCAACAATATAAACACGGTTATTCTTTACAGCCTTCAACGAACTATATCCCGTCCTTTTCTTAATCTTTTCAACCGTAACCTTACCTGGAGCACTGTGAAGGCTTGAAATATAGACATCAGGGTTTTCAATTAATAACTGTTCCAGGTTAAACTGGGGCCACTTACCCGGGGCTTTGGCTCCAATATTAACCCCACCTGCCAGATTTATGACATCATCAATAAAGGTATTTTTTCCTGCCGTGTAAAGGGGATCACTCCAGATTTCATAAAAAACCCGGGGTCGGGGTCTATCTTTTAGAGCAGCATCAACCAGTTCCTGAATCTCTGCCATCTCAATATACATCGAAGTTACCATCGCCCGGGCCTCTTTACTCTTTCCCGTCAGTTTTCCAATCTTTTTAATGGTAACAAAAATATCATTAACCCTGGTCGGATTAAACCCTGCAACTTTAATTCCCAGTTTTTTAAGGGTAAAGACCGTTTCCAGTTTATTAATCCCGGCTGCAAAGACCAGGTCAGGTTTTAAAGAAATAATCTTTTCAATATTGGGCTCAACTATGGTTCCTATCTTTTCCTTTTCCAGGGCTGCTTCAGGGTAATCAGCATAAGTTGTCACCCCTACTATTTCTTCATCAAGTCCCAGGGCAAATAGAATTTCAGTAATGTTGGGAGACAGGGAAATAATCCTCTCTGGCTTTTTTTCAAGACGAATTTCTCTATTAAGATCATCTACAACTGTAACCGTAAAACCGTCAGCTCTATCTTCCCCTGCTGCAAATACTCCTGAAAAACCTGCAAAAATCACCACCATAACAACTACAACCACTTTTTTAATAATACTTTTCTTTGTCATTTAAAAACCTCCTGTTATTATAGTTTTTTAGTCCAGGATATAAATAAATTTAAGGATGGGTTTTCAGGCAACAAAAAACCCTGGCCTCGGGAACGGCCAGGGTCAGGTATACTTATGTACCCAGTCAGGTATAGTTATTTATACATAATTATCCCTACCCACACAGCTTGCTCCCGAAGCCTGCAGGTAAAATAAACAGGCAGGTCTCCTGACTCTCAGATCATCATGGAACTAAATCCTTCCCCTTTATGGGTGGATATAAACCTGGTTCCACTCCCTGATCACAGTGGCGGGCCCGTTCAGGATTTTCACCTGATTCCCTATTCTCCCCCGGCCTTGACCGGAGGCACCTGTTTATTTACCGTATTCTGTTGTATGTCTACTTGCCTGCACCTGCACTTAACTATTCTTATATATTAATTCGACAGACAGGGTTCTATTCCTCTATTAAATTTCAGATCATTTTTTTAAATTCCTTCCAGAGATTTTTAACTGTATTTAAAAGTGTTTTCGGCAAGGAATGGTTACTGTAGACAGCTTCTACATATAACCGGGTTATCTTATCAACTACTCCACCAAAACCCGGTTTTTCTTCAATAATTTTATCACTGTATTCAAAGGGGGTCTCCGCGGGCTCACGTCCCAGCCCCAGTTTTGAAAAATAACCCTGTATTAATGTAAATATTTTAATTATATTATCTTTAACCCGGCCCGAGAATGAAAAATCCTCAATTGAGATGAGTTCATTCATCTGTTCCAGTTCAGTTTTCCGTGACCTATGACCCTCTAATCTGTGTCCTGGAAAACGGCTCCGTGTCAGGCGTCCCCTGGCAAATTTAAATAGCCTCTCAACCAGATTTCCAACAAAATGTTTGATAAAGAGATAAAAATTAAGGAAAAAAGTTGGAATCATTCCGGCCCTCTCTATTTCACTTACAACCAGAGATAAAATAAACCCTATCAAAACAATTATAAAGAAGATAACAGGTATAAAATGAATAAAGGTGATTATTAAATACAAAACCGAGGGCTCTTCTTCACCAGGCTCGATATCATTCAGGATATTATTATCTGTTTGCTGTTGCTTCTCCTGCTGAAAAAATTCAATATCCAGGTCAGGATTATTACTATTTGTCAATACCCAGTCACTTATCCGGGAAATGGTTAAAGGAGAATAATCAACCGGTAATAAAAAGCTTACCGCCAGCAAACAGACCACAGTTATAATAATTGCTCTCTGCCAGCCACTATTAAGGTTTTTGTCAAATTTAAATTCCTCTAAAAGCCAGTCAAACCTTGCTTTTTCAAAATAGACCATGGTTAACAGTAATAATTCCCCGATAGTAAAGAGGGAGGTTAAAATTACTGAGCTTAAACGAACCTGACGAACAAAAAGCCATATACCCCCCAGGGCAAAATTGAGGTAAAGGATACGTTTAAAGATATTCTTCCAGTATACAGGATAATCGACTACCATATGATCCTCAACCCGCCAGTCTGATTCCCAGTTATCATACGATTTTATTGCCCTGTAATCAAAGTTAAACCCGAAAAAAAGGGCCGCAGTACCCCGGGTACTGGCCCATAAAACGAGAAGACCACCACTTATTAATATATATAAAAGAATATCCTCTACCCCTGTAGTTAAGTAGTATAAAACCCAGGGCACCGCCAGTTCCAGTAAAATAAAAAATCTGGGCAGGTTGATTTTAAAATGGATAAAACCACTGAATACCCCTTCTATTATGTAGATTAAACCTATTAAATAAATTAGTATACCTACCCCGACTTCTGAATTATAAGCCCTGATAACTTCTAATAAAAAAACAAACAGGATATAATGTAATACCCCCCCAAGTAGCGGGTAAAATATGTTAAACTTAATATCAAATTCACCTGGTTTGTAACTATAATCCATGGAGATCATTCTCCTTCCCGACCCTGTAAATGGTCAATGGAGAGGTAAAGGGGCGGTTCAGAAATTGCCGGTGGATGACATAGTCACCGACCACAATTATCCTGACACTGTAACCTGACTCATTCAACTTATAGGACCGCTTTATTAATTCTTCAGTATCGAGGGCT encodes:
- a CDS encoding ABC transporter ATP-binding protein; protein product: MQLAKRVLKYLVPYKGRLIGGIVSMLFHAGITIFFVDVFKNFIKTVITGVGAGEKGLTDLAKLAIVMIVIFFVKGIVYYGQRYLVSYVSHKAIRDIRNDLYAHLQNLSLSFFNKNKTGEMISRVTNDVNRLQSAIVNGTISVFYQVVVFILGIGYLFILNPRLTMFLIIVLPAMTYLLSRFNKKIRRVSKNVQMKIADVSDVLQETLSAIRVVKSFCREDYEFKRFSSENEANFRAKVKTAQYGAILTPSIEFLAAMAFTAILWYGGYEVLKGRMDPSELITFFLTLLYLTTPLKSLSKLSSTIQQALAAAERIFETMDIDTHIEKETEKTRALTEVEGKIEFKNVTFGYNENEPVLKNINLTANPGESIALVGPSGAGKTTLVDLIPRFYDPVEGKVLLDGIDIKKINLTSLRENIGIVPQETVLFSGTVYENIAYGNLDATEEEIIRAAKAANAHDFIINFKKGYHTVIGERGVGLSGGQRQRIAIARAILKNPRILIFDEATSALDAESEALVQDALNKLMKNRTTFIIAHRLSTIKNADRIVVISDGEIVDQGTHSELMAKKGLYYNLYQGNFQED
- a CDS encoding HutP family protein, encoding MDLSDFKIKDFINIEGEESLGKVATILAIVDDQYDDDIIESLKKEGYKAVITRAGGKGEELKNKILRNCLGAAIKGGVITESIQDQRVLTRCVERAMVDFNTPMLSISGAGIKIGIASKGPHLAVALYGKLGIPGLDVDHEISGMGIHYYGLAGNRDE
- the cobO gene encoding cob(I)yrinic acid a,c-diamide adenosyltransferase; the encoded protein is MKKGLVHIYTGDGKGKTTAAVGLAVRSAGYGKKIYILQFLKGRKTGEKKFFEKVTDITLERANKSTKFFFQMSDEEKQKVFAETKKVWDKLKDIVRDGEYEVVILDEIMEAIANGLVQTGQVKELIAIKDESLELILTGRDAPEELVELADYVTEMKMIKHPYNRQIPARKGIEF
- a CDS encoding ABC transporter substrate-binding protein; protein product: MTKKSIIKKVVVVVMVVIFAGFSGVFAAGEDRADGFTVTVVDDLNREIRLEKKPERIISLSPNITEILFALGLDEEIVGVTTYADYPEAALEKEKIGTIVEPNIEKIISLKPDLVFAAGINKLETVFTLKKLGIKVAGFNPTRVNDIFVTIKKIGKLTGKSKEARAMVTSMYIEMAEIQELVDAALKDRPRPRVFYEIWSDPLYTAGKNTFIDDVINLAGGVNIGAKAPGKWPQFNLEQLLIENPDVYISSLHSAPGKVTVEKIKKRTGYSSLKAVKNNRVYIVDQNLVSRPSPRIIKGLKEFVKALFPELRDKINDM
- a CDS encoding DUF4129 domain-containing protein, whose translation is MDYSYKPGEFDIKFNIFYPLLGGVLHYILFVFLLEVIRAYNSEVGVGILIYLIGLIYIIEGVFSGFIHFKINLPRFFILLELAVPWVLYYLTTGVEDILLYILISGGLLVLWASTRGTAALFFGFNFDYRAIKSYDNWESDWRVEDHMVVDYPVYWKNIFKRILYLNFALGGIWLFVRQVRLSSVILTSLFTIGELLLLTMVYFEKARFDWLLEEFKFDKNLNSGWQRAIIITVVCLLAVSFLLPVDYSPLTISRISDWVLTNSNNPDLDIEFFQQEKQQQTDNNILNDIEPGEEEPSVLYLIITFIHFIPVIFFIIVLIGFILSLVVSEIERAGMIPTFFLNFYLFIKHFVGNLVERLFKFARGRLTRSRFPGHRLEGHRSRKTELEQMNELISIEDFSFSGRVKDNIIKIFTLIQGYFSKLGLGREPAETPFEYSDKIIEEKPGFGGVVDKITRLYVEAVYSNHSLPKTLLNTVKNLWKEFKKMI